A single window of Nicotiana sylvestris chromosome 3, ASM39365v2, whole genome shotgun sequence DNA harbors:
- the LOC138887591 gene encoding uncharacterized protein translates to MFFDGVANFNGVGIGAVLISRLGQHYPSSVKIRFPYTKNIAEYEACILEIRMVVDMNIKELLVIGDSDMLKHQVQGEWTTKNVKILLYMYYPRDLRKKFTKIEFNQIPRIQNEFVDALATLSSMISR, encoded by the coding sequence atgttctttgatggagtagCAAACTTTAACGGAGTAGGAATTGGGGCAGTCCTAATTTCAAGATTAGGACAGCATTACCCGTCATCAGTAAAGATAAGGTTCCCCTACACCAAAAATATAgccgagtacgaagcatgcattctcGAGATTAGGATGGTGGTTGACATGAACATCAAGGAGCTTCTAGTCATAGGAGATTCTGATATGTTgaaacatcaagttcaaggagaaTGGACTACCAAGAATGTCAAAATCCTTCTGTACATGTACTATCCAAGGGATCTACGCAAGAAGTTCACAAAGATCGAGTTCAATCAGATTCCCaggattcagaatgagtttgtcgacgCTCTCGCAACGTTGTCATCCATGatatccagataa